Genomic segment of Streptococcus pneumoniae:
TGTCCCTGAGATTGTAGATATTGTACAAATCGTGAAATAGTCGTATGACCTCCTCCACCTGGTCCAACAGGAGGGGTCACCCAGGCTATATTCAATCGTTTTTTGTCTAATTTTTCTGGTTTCACATAAGGATGATGAATGTAATCTGCCCTCATTAAATCTTCAAATTGAGGCATAACAGGAATTTCTGACATATTGATTTTTGGTGGCGTAGTTCCTACAACTTGCCCACCATTCTTTAACTTATGACAGATTTTTCTCAAGGTCGCTCTAGTACCTTCATTTTTATACGTTGATAGTATTCTATTCATGTTTATTCGTTTCCTTGTCCTTTATTGAAAAGTTCATGCACTTCATTATTTTCTTCACTTTCTTCCATTTCAAAGATAGAGTGTAAAATCTTGACGCTTTTAACAATGCCAATTCTTTTTCTATTGCGCGATATTTATCCGTTACTATATCTAGTTCATCTGTCCTAGAACGAAGAAAATCCTTTGTTATGCCTAGTTCATCTTCAAGATAATACACTTGATTCCAAAGATTTACTGTATCATTATCTAAACGAACAACAATATCCTTTATAAAGATATTCATGGCTAGTAGATAGGTGATATAGTATGAATCAAAAACTATATCAATTTCCCCATTATCCTCTATATTTTGTAAAATTGAAGGCACAACATATTGAAGAGAGAATTGTTTCTGAAATTTTTCTAAATTCTTTTCTTGAAATTCCTTCGCTTCAGAAAAATGCTTGAGAATATCTTCCGCAATTTCTTTGCTTGTACGTTTTTGTGTTTCAAATCCTCTACCCGAAAAATTGTGATACTCTGCTATTTCAAAATTTTCGTCTGTAAGAAAACCCGGACCAGCAAAATGATCGTACACATAAATCGGTTTTCCCATCACTAGACAATAAGGAATATTCTTACCAATACCAATCACACAATCATATTTAGTTAATAAATCTGGACTAACCAATTCATACTTATCTGTCCACACACCATAATAATCCACCTCAACTTGAAACTCTTTTAATTCATCTTCTAATTCTTTGATTTCTTGAGGGGGGTGATTTGAAATCACTAAAATCTTTTTCAAGTTCGAGTGTGTATGTCTATATTTTTCTTGTATATAGTTAGGAGGAACAGGATTTTGATAGAATTGTAAATTAGGAATTTCTCCGAAAAATCGATGAAGATTATCATCAACAATCTCTTGTGACACAGCTAACGTCGTAGAAGAAATCTTTTCTTCTAATTGATATACAAACGGTTGTTCCAAAACATGTTCTGGTAAGGCAGCCATATGGAAAAATAAAAATTTGGGGGTCTTTACACGTTTTTGTCCCAAATTTTTGATAATAGTAATTGGAAGGATATTCTGTGCAGACCAAATATAATCATAAGAAGTTAAATCAAATGGATAGAAATTATCTGTAATCACAGGAATATTTCTCTGTTCAAACTCTGTTTTCATCGGATCTTTGACAAAAAAAGTGAACACTTCAACTTCTGCACCATTATCTTTAAAAAACGATGCGAGTTCCAATATGTTAATCTCTGCTCCACCAAAACCTCGTAACCAAATATGAGTGATTAAAATTTTCTTGTTCTGAAACATCTTGTACCTCTTGATTATATTAGCTTCACATCTGCTTTCGGTTTCCAATAAATGTTATTCCCCGCTTTTCCTCTATTAATCAATTCAAAATCCGAAATACCGCTAAACATTGCGTACTCTTTCGAACGATCACGAGATTTCACACCAAATTCTGTTAAAAACTTTCCATTCGGAAAAATATTTTGGATTTCAAATGTCAAATGTGCTCGTTGGTCCACCACACTGATTTCTCCATCTACTTCTTCATCCGAAACCCATCGATAAAGCAATTCACCGTTATCTTTATGAATTGTAAATGTTAGTACAGGATCAATAATTTTATGCTCAAAATATATATCAAAATCAAACAGCAGTGTCTCGTCCTTCTGATTTCTGAAATCTGCCTCTACTGAGATTCCATGTATATCAAGTTGTTGTGTACTTTCCGTCTCCACTCCAATACCGTTTAGTACCTTATAAATACGAGAAATTTCCATCGGAGTTCCAATTTCCGTCCGATGACCTTTATCGATCAACATAGCTTTATTGCAAAATCGCTGCACCTGCTCCATAGAATGAGTCACTAAAATGACAGTCTTTTTCTCACGTTTTAATTGTGCAAAATAATCAAAACACTTTCTCTGGAAAGCTTCATCTCCAACTGCTAATACCTCATCCAAAATAAGAATATCACCTTGGGCCTTGATGGCAATTGAAAAAGCTAAACGCACTTGCATTCCACTAGAGTAATTCTTCAATTTTTGATCCATAAATTCTTCTAGCTCTGCAAATTCTACAATATCATCATACATGGCTGCGATTTCTTCCCTAGAAAATCCAAGAAGTGCACCATTCAAATAAACATTTTCACGTCCTGTCAATTCTGGATTAAATCCTACTCCAAGCTCAATAAAAGGAACCAAGGTCCCATTTACAGTCACTTTTCCAGACTCAGGTGTATAGATTTGAGAAATAACCTTTAGAAGCGTTGATTTTCCAGATCCGTTTCGTCCAATAATTCCAAAAAAATCGCCTTTTTCAACTTCAAAAGAAACATCCTCTAAGACATGTTGCTCTTTATAGCCTTTGACTCCTCTAAAGTAATTCACCAAACTCGTACGCAAACTTTGAGTAGACTCTGTTGGTAAACGGAAAGACTTACTCACATGTTCGACTTTTAAAGCAATTTGTTTTTCTGTCATTATAAAATCTCCGCAAATTTCTTAGATTTTCGTTTAAAAAGAACATATCCAAATACAAAGACTGAAATAGATAGCACATAAGGAATGACTAAAAAGATTTTATTTTCAAAGATATCCCATGAAATAGTCGCTCCAGAATAGACAATAAAATGTCTTAACTCTTGAATAATCTGGGCTAACGGATTCATCATCATCAATTTTGCAATCGTCATATGCCCCCGTTGGATAATATAAGTAAGGGAGTAAATAATCGGTGTCGAATACATCCCTGCTTGCAAAATAACTTCCCAGATCGGTCCAATATCACGATACTTCACAAAAAATGTTGCTAGAATAAATGCAATTCCCGTAGCAAATAAGGACAATTCCAAAAAGAGAGGAATAATCACCAATACTTGGAAGGTTGGCACTACTCCATTGATTAAGGCAAACACAAATACAACCAATAAGTTGATTGAGTAATTAATGGCAGCGTTGACAATGGAAGAGAAGACAATAATCTCTTTTGGAAAATTAATCTTTCTCAGTAAGTCACCGCGAGAGGCAATTGATAACATCCCCATATTTGTCGCTTCTGTAAAAAAGTTCCACGTCACCATCCCCAATAGCAAACTAACAGCGTAATGAGGCGTTCCATCATCAAAGCGCAGAAAGCGTACAAATACAAGATACATAATGGTAAAGAGCAAAAGGGGTTTTAAAATCGACCATAAATGACCAATTAAACTTCCTTGATAACGAAGCTTGAAATCCGTTTTAACCATTTCTTTTAATAAAATCATATTTTTTTTATGAAACAAATTCA
This window contains:
- a CDS encoding ABC transporter permease encodes the protein MNLFHKKNMILLKEMVKTDFKLRYQGSLIGHLWSILKPLLLFTIMYLVFVRFLRFDDGTPHYAVSLLLGMVTWNFFTEATNMGMLSIASRGDLLRKINFPKEIIVFSSIVNAAINYSINLLVVFVFALINGVVPTFQVLVIIPLFLELSLFATGIAFILATFFVKYRDIGPIWEVILQAGMYSTPIIYSLTYIIQRGHMTIAKLMMMNPLAQIIQELRHFIVYSGATISWDIFENKIFLVIPYVLSISVFVFGYVLFKRKSKKFAEIL
- a CDS encoding ABC transporter ATP-binding protein, which translates into the protein MTEKQIALKVEHVSKSFRLPTESTQSLRTSLVNYFRGVKGYKEQHVLEDVSFEVEKGDFFGIIGRNGSGKSTLLKVISQIYTPESGKVTVNGTLVPFIELGVGFNPELTGRENVYLNGALLGFSREEIAAMYDDIVEFAELEEFMDQKLKNYSSGMQVRLAFSIAIKAQGDILILDEVLAVGDEAFQRKCFDYFAQLKREKKTVILVTHSMEQVQRFCNKAMLIDKGHRTEIGTPMEISRIYKVLNGIGVETESTQQLDIHGISVEADFRNQKDETLLFDFDIYFEHKIIDPVLTFTIHKDNGELLYRWVSDEEVDGEISVVDQRAHLTFEIQNIFPNGKFLTEFGVKSRDRSKEYAMFSGISDFELINRGKAGNNIYWKPKADVKLI
- a CDS encoding glycosyltransferase, whose translation is MFQNKKILITHIWLRGFGGAEINILELASFFKDNGAEVEVFTFFVKDPMKTEFEQRNIPVITDNFYPFDLTSYDYIWSAQNILPITIIKNLGQKRVKTPKFLFFHMAALPEHVLEQPFVYQLEEKISSTTLAVSQEIVDDNLHRFFGEIPNLQFYQNPVPPNYIQEKYRHTHSNLKKILVISNHPPQEIKELEDELKEFQVEVDYYGVWTDKYELVSPDLLTKYDCVIGIGKNIPYCLVMGKPIYVYDHFAGPGFLTDENFEIAEYHNFSGRGFETQKRTSKEIAEDILKHFSEAKEFQEKNLEKFQKQFSLQYVVPSILQNIEDNGEIDIVFDSYYITYLLAMNIFIKDIVVRLDNDTVNLWNQVYYLEDELGITKDFLRSRTDELDIVTDKYRAIEKELALLKASRFYTLSLKWKKVKKIMKCMNFSIKDKETNKHE